The region AATAGCGATATACCAAGTCAAAAGATATAAAAGTACGGCAGTTCCCAAGGTGTACATAGCTGTAGACAGTAGGCCCACATACGTACATACCTACTTTACCCTCATGGATAGGGTTGAAAACTTCTTTTTCTCCAGTGATGGAGTTGTACATTTTTAGTTGTTGTTCTTGATATAACATAGTTTAATTTATAGTGATTAGAACTTAGTTTCTAATTGGATGTAGTTTAAAAATTCTTTGCGAACATTCTCGTCTTGGAATTTCCCACCGAACTCAGCAGTTACAGTGCTACTCTCGATATCACGGATACCTCTTGAGTTCACACATAAGTGCTTTGCATCGATGATACATGCTACGTCTTCAGTATTTAATACACGCTTTAACTCATTTACTATCTGGATTGTTAATCGCTCCTGTACTTGAGGTCTTTTTGCATAAAAATCAACGATACGGTTCATTTTAGAAAGGCCTACTACAGTACCATTAGAGATATAAGCTACGTGAGCTCTCCCTACGATAGGTAATAAATGGTGTTCACAAGTAGAATAAACAACAATGTTTTTTTCTACTAGCATTTCGTTATACTTATATTTATTGTCAAATGTAGAAGCACTAGGTTTCTTAGCAGGATTAAGCCCACCGAACATTTCTTTTACAAACATCTTAGCTACTCGATTAGGAGTCCCTTTAAGACTGTCATCTGTAAGGTCTAATCCTAAAGTGTTTAAGATGCTTTCTACATCTTTCTTTATTGATTCTATTTTTTGGTCATCTGTAAGGTCAAATGCGTCACTTCTAAGTGGAGTAGCATCACTAGATGCGATGTGGTTGTCTCCCATTTCGTCGTGAAACTTTTCGTCTGTATTCATTCTATTTCTTTTTAATACATATTGTTATAACTCGCTACAAATATAAATAATTATTATAGATATAACTCCCCGCTTATTTATAAATAATCTACGTCTAAGCCTAGTGAATAGTTAAAGTTTGGCCACAGTATTAGTTCTAGGGATGTTTCTAACATTTGATACTTGGTTTCTGAATGATGTTATATAGCAGTTGTGATAGTTTATGAATAGGTGCACCATATTGTGTGCTGTATTAGTTTTTTGCGCTTTACTCCAGACTACCATTAATAAATACTACATATCAATTTTACTTTATAGCCCTTTCATTAGCTCTTTTACCATACTATAGTGTACTTGTATCTACTTCAGATCAATCTTGTATAATTACTTTTAATTTATATGTGTATCGCTTGTTGTGAGTTTAGAATGAAAAATTTCAATAACTTTTTATTTGAAGTTAATTAGAGTATAACACATTTTAATCTAAACGCTCAGCTGGTGATAAGTTGCCTATCTATATGAGAAGTCTTCGTAGAATATAGTTTCTCTGCCCACCATTTAGGGCTAATACACGAGTAATTATTGAGCAATTTACCATTAATATTGACTTTTGTTGGGATTGTGACGCGACTCTTATAAAGAGAAAAAGTAGAAAAGAAGTGTTAGTGCTTTATTATTAGCTGTTTATGTTGTTTGTTGTTTAAAAAGAACATCTTAAAACTTCAAATTTCGGACAATTAGAAAAAAAACAATCTATCAAAGGTTTAAGTGGGAAGTGATTATAGTGGGATTTGGGGAGTTTAAAAAAATAAGTTGTTATTTTTAGATCGAAACTTTTTGGATTTTTTGATGAAAGAGTATTTTAAGAATGAAGTTTATGCCAAGATTACATGGTTAGGAGAGAGAGAGTATAATTAAAATAAAAAAAGTGATGGTAGTCCATCACTTTTTTATTATTTCTTGGTAACTTCTTTTGCTTTTGTTATCTCTTTTGCTTTAACTCCTTCACTACCTTTACTCCATTTAGAAGGATCTTCTTTAATGTCTAAGTAGTATTCGAACAACATTTTAGTCAATTCTGTTTCTACGCGTTTGCCTACAAAGTGTTTATTCATCGTGAAGTAACCATAGAGCACACCATCTTTCTTAACAATAGGAGGATTATCAGCATGTATATTCCATGGAGAGAAACTGCTAGTCTGGTCTCCGTATATACCATATCTATTCCAGATAGACTTAGGGTTATAAAGATTGCCATAAGTACCATAAGAATTCCAGATGGATTTAGAGTCTTTAGCATCACAAGTTAAACAACCTAGGTATTCTTCTTTGCCATCATTCGTATATAACTCAAGTTTTTGAGCGAATGTATTCACTGTAAAGAGCACAAAAAATAGTATGTAAGTAAAGTGTAGTTTCATGTTTTATAATTTGTCGGCAAAATACGATTTTTTTAAAAAATATGTAAGTCAAATTTCGCCATTATGTTTTAAAAACGGTTAAAAGATAAATTTATTTGATAAATGGTGTTTATATCACATATTAAAGCTCAATATTACTTAATCAAAGGCAAGGTATATAATTAGTTTATGTGATTTTTTATCTAGGTAAAATAGGTTTCTCTATAAGCATTGGTTCTGAAGAAAGGGCTTCTAAGAAAGCAATGATTGCGAGTTGTTCTTCTTTAGTTAATCCCAATCTTTTAATAAGGGGAGAAGTTACAGGGAATAACGAATCATTCTTATATTCTTCTCTTCGATGAGGAATATTCATTCCTGCATTATACATTCCTATAACACTCTGAATATTAGGAAATATTCCTTGGTGAAACCACGGTGCCGTATGCATCACATTACGCAGTCCTGGAGTTTTCATCTTACCCACATCAGAGGCTTTATGTGTGACGTTATATCTCCCGAGATCTTCTCTTTTTCGCTTGTAGAAAGTAAAACCTTCATTGTGATACTGTAAGTCAGTGAAGTAAGGTCCACTGTGACAGTTTATACACCTAGCCTTGGTACGAAACAAGTGTAAGCCGTGTACTTGCTGATCTGACAACTTGTGATAATCTCCATTTATAAAAGCATCAAATGGAGTAGGATTAGAGACAATCGTCTTTTGGAATAACGCTATTGCATCTAGTATTTTATCTTTCGTTATTTGATTGTTTCCATATGCTTTTTTAAAGTGTTTTTTATACCCTTTGATCTGCGTTATTTTAGTAGGTAGTTCATTTATGTCTTGAAACATCTCTACGTGATTTTCGATAGACATTATTTGTTGTTCCTGTAAGCTATTTGCTCTTCCATCCCAAAATAACTCTTGTTGTATCCATGTATTCTCTATGCTTGGGGTATTGCGCGTTCCTACTAATCCCTGATGTCCGATGGCTAGTGTCTGTTTATCTGCCCAATGTTCTTTATCAATATGACAGGTAGAACAAGAGATTTGATTAGAGGAAGACAACCTTGGATCATAGAACAGTAACTTACCTAATTCTACTTTATATATATCTTCTTTAACTACAACAGGAGGAGCGAGTAATACTCCTAGTTCTTTAAAAACAACTGTACTATCTATAGTTGCAGCAGGCCATAGGGTACTGTTGCGCTCATAAGCCTGACGTAGATCTTCTATAGATTGGTATTCTGAGTAGGTATATGTTAGTTTGTGAAAATTTAGAAATAATAGTGTAAATAGTAATATAGCTAGATAGATAGCCTTGTTCATTATAAATATAGTTTTAAGCTGAGATTAATACTGCTTCGGTCCAAACCATTTGATTTTAAGAAGTGGCCTGATACAGAGAAATAAAGGCTGTATTGGTTAAGCCACGTTTTGTTTCCGTATCCTACTTCACCCTGTAGTCCCCATGCATTATTATTGTTGTAATAGTAGTTAGGTATAATTACACTATCTGTAAAATTAGTGTGTTGCGTATCAGGTATGGTCAGATCATTTACTAGTTTCAACTTATATAGGGGAGTGGCACTAATTTGATAAAAGTGACTTTCATGTTTAAATATCGTGTTGATTATAAGTTTATTTAATAGTTGCTTTTCATCACTGTATACTCCGATAGCATAGTCTTTGCGGATAGTAGAATAAAGTGTGTGATCTAATCCTATCTGTATATCTGTATCCTTCCATAGATTAGTAAAAGAAGTTAATAGCTGAGTATTAAAATTGTAGTGATCGACTTTATAATTCAGCCCTTCTATCTCTCTAAGGTTTTTACCATCATAGTTGTTATACTTTAAGCTTAGTTGATATTGATTAGCATCAGAGGGTGTATAAGTCAACATACTTTGTACTGTGAGTTGCTTATTTTTAAACCGATTATACACATCAAAACTCTGCTTATACTTATTTAGTTCAGAGTTTTCGTCATAATGCGTTATCTTAGCAAATGTTGCTACCTCTAATTTGTCACCTGTATAAAGGTGCGCTAGCTTATATGAATTCTCTTTTGCCTTTCTATCAAGTAGAAGATTCTGATCACTCAATACAATATCTCCGTATCCTAAACTAATGTTTAAGAAGCGATCTTTATACTGATTGCTACTCTTGTATTGATTGTTTTTATACATGATGTTATTTTCCTCAGTTACCTTACCATAGGCAACACCTAATCCTATTGCGTGTTTCTGTATCTTCCATGCAATATCTGCTTTATAACGGATAAAGTAATTCACTACATCTGGTCTAGGATCATTATTACCCGTAGTCCAATTATAATCAAAGTCAAGACCAAAACCGATTGTTAGTTTTTTGTTCACTAACTCATAACTAAACATAGTATTGGCTAGATACTGTTGGTTCTGAAAGTTGTTAGGGTGATTAGCATAGAAGTAGTAGGGGTTAAACTCATCTTTTTTCCCTCTAAGATCATTTGCTAGTTCGTTCTCAAAAGTCTTTCCATATACAAAGTTTCCATACGCCTTAAACTTATATATATCAGTATATCCCTCAGCAGAGAACTTAAAGTCCTTACTGTCATTAGCTTCTTGACTTTTTTTGTAGTCTCCTTTTGTGTTGTTATAATCCACGGCTAAACGTCCAAACTCACTAGTCTGATTATTTAGAAACAGAATGTGCTCTGGTACATAACTACGTTTATTCTTCTGTATTAACCAAAGGTCTAAATGCTCAGAATGGTTCTGAGCATTTAGCATTTGAATTAAAAATAGCGTTATGAAGATATATAATTTTCTCATGTATTAATTGGTAAAAGAATCTTCTCCTTTAGATGCTACTGGTTTATTGATTACTACGAAGTCTTCTGTAGAGTTATCTGTATCTTGTAATACACGACGTCCATTGTTTAATCTATATCTTGTTTTTCTTAATAAAGATTGACTAGAATAAGTTCCATTAGGAGCGAATGAGCTACCTCGGTCTACAGATACAGGTACTTTACGTGGAGCAACACGACTCTCTGTAGAGTGTCTTACTTGTACTCCATCGATGATGTATTCCACAGGTATTCTTAAGCACTGTGTAGAGTCGTTACTCTTAGGAGCTTTGATTGTAGGGAATGATTCTACAGCTACATCTTTCGGAAGTTGTATGAGTAATATTCCATCATCTGTAGCGAAGCGCATCGCTAAGTCACTCTGTTGTGCTGTTATTACTTGCATTTTATAAATACCTAGTGTGTTTAAGCTATAACGGTATTTAGCTTGCGTAATATCAACACCATATTTTTTCTGAAGGTAATCTAAGATATAAACGTCAAAGTCTGCATTACTTAAATCAATAGTTTTGGTAGGGTCAACTAATTTAGAAGATTCATTTGTAAGGAAGTTCTTAGTGTGATCAATAGCCGTAGAGGCTACGATGATACTTTTACCTGCTTCGATAGGGTGTTGTGTACCACTTCCAGGGAAACGCAATACTTTTTTTGCATAGACATAATCGTTGTTTAGATTACCACTTCCTGAGTTTTCTGGAGCTTTTGACCAGTCATATTGGCGAGAAGGTAAGTAACTGATGTCGTTGGGTCCTGTAGCTTGTCTATTTGTAGTGTTGTGAAGCATCGCTACAATAATACCATCTAAGTATAGTGTCTCAGAACTGTTGTTATAGATTTCTAGAAACTGATCTCTATATCCTGAACCTTCATTTATACTTGATCCCGCGTAGAATATTTGTTTAAAGATTAGTCCAGATGTACTCATCTTATTCATCTGTAGTTCGATCTTGATATCCTTAGCGTCATTTACAGTTAGGTTATCTATGTTAGCCGTAAACGTAATAGAGTCTTCTTCTATCTTTTCTTCCTTGCTATTACTAGCATCGATTAGTTGATTATAAGCTTGTTTACTCATTGTCAGTTTAGCGATGATGTTATAGTTACCTACACGTAGATTAGCAGACGCAAGACCTTGTTTATCTAGTGTGACTGTGTTTTTATTTCCATTAGCTCTATTGGTAAATTCTATTGTAGTTCCCTCTAGTGGAATAGTAAGGTTTGTATTTGTTTGTGAGACTGTAGTAATGAAGTTGACATTAAGTGTATTAGCGAAGTCGCTAGCATTATCATCTTTACTACAGCTAGTAGTAAAGGCTATACTTACGATAGCAAGTAGTAAAAGTAGTGTATTTCTCATCTTGTTTTAAAATTTAATTGATATAGAACCTGTTATACTAAATGGAGCATTATAGTTTATAATAGACCTTGTTCCATCAGATAACTCTTTCTCTTTGTTTATTCTGATATTAAAGAAGTTGTACGTATTTATACCTATACGGATGTTTTTGCGTATTTCCTTAGTTGCATTTAAGTTGATTACGTAGAATGTTGGTTGCTCATAATTACTACCTGCTGTAGATATCGACTGTTTTATATCTTCAGGCAACTCAACTTTAATTGGTTGCATTGCGATATCTAAGTACTCATTAGCATACTTCTGTTCTGTATTAAAGCTCTTTCTAAACCAAAATACATCACTGTTCATCGTTAGTATAAATCCTATCTTAGGGATGTGATATGTCAATCTTAACTTACTCATTAGAGAAAGTGATTTGGTCTTATTAGGATAGAAGACAGTATAATACACACCGTAGTCTTGCTTGTAGTTTTCTTCTGTTACCTCGTTATAAGTAGGATTATTATCATAATACTCGCTGTATGAAAGACTATTCGATAGCGATAAATACATATTTAGAGGTTTAATCTTTTGGGTAGACATAGTCCAGTCAAAACCATATGACTTAGAGCGTACACTATTTGTCATACGGCGTATGCTATAATTCGTCAGTGTCTTATAGTTACCTGTATCTTCATATTCTATAGGCTTTCCTTTTTCTAATTCACCTATGATCTTATACTCAGGAACATCAATAGGAAAGAATTCTTTCTTGACTCCAAAACCATCTTTATTATCCTTAAAATATCCAAAGAAGCTATTCGATAAAAACTTATTCGTGAATGTATATCCGATCTCAAATTGGGTAGATGTAGAAGGCTTTAAGTGATTATTGTCACTTTCTACTTTTACTGTCTTGACAAGGTATAAGCTATTGGTAATATTCGAATCATCAAAGTAATTTAACAATGGGAAGTCTAACCAAATAGGAGCAGGGTAGCGGTGTGCTAACGAAGGCGCTTTAGTAGAGATACCATATCCTAAGGTTAATCTACTACTAGGAGATACTTGGTAAGCTAAGTTGATTCTTGGCTGGTAGCTGGCCTTATTATTCTGTACATCCATACGGAACCCTAAGTTACCATCAATGGGCTTATCAAATAGATACCACTTAAAGTTGTCCATAATGTAAGCACCATAGTTAGTCTGCCCTTCATTCTTTCTGAAGTCGTAAGGACGCTCATTTTGATTGTTGTTTTGAAACCAACGTGGTTGGTCAGCTTTATAGATTGTACCCTTTCCTAGATTGTCGTGGTAGTTTACTGAAAATCCTGCTGTGATAAGATGTTCTAACTTATTACCGAATGCATCAGAAGAGATACTAAGTGTTGATCCTAAACTTAACGGTCTTCCTTGTATTTCCTCTACAGCGATATATCTACCATCTACATAATATCCCTGATAGACGCCTGTAGTATCTCTGTTGGCGATAGGGAAAGGGCCTTTGTTAATCCTTTCTTGATTATAGGTATTGCTAATACCGTATGCCCCATTTATATTTAAGTTTAATGATTTGATAACCCTTGAGTTCAACTGTACAGTTGTTCTATTAGACCATCTAAAGAATTCGTCTGTTGCCTTTAGTTTACGGCCTTGCTGATCATCTGGATCTTCCCGTACCCCGTCCATTCTCTTGCTAAAGCTTAAACTTAAGTTGTTTTTAACTCGAGGAGAGAATGATTTAGTCCACAGTACACTTTGATTTATTCTATTGTATTCTTTGATTTTATCTCTAGGGTCATTGTTACTTTTAGAGTAATTCATTGAGAAGTTAAGTGCTCCCCATTTATTAGGCAGTCCAAATCCCTTAGATAAACTATATGAGGTAGACCCTCTATTGATATTCGTAGTGAAGCTATACGGTGTCTTTCCTGCCTGTTTATTAATGATAATAGCACCATCTGTTAGTTCTCCATACTTCGCAGAAGCAACCCCTTGTACCACTTCGATACTTTCAATAT is a window of Myroides oncorhynchi DNA encoding:
- a CDS encoding DUF4876 domain-containing protein, encoding MRNTLLLLLAIVSIAFTTSCSKDDNASDFANTLNVNFITTVSQTNTNLTIPLEGTTIEFTNRANGNKNTVTLDKQGLASANLRVGNYNIIAKLTMSKQAYNQLIDASNSKEEKIEEDSITFTANIDNLTVNDAKDIKIELQMNKMSTSGLIFKQIFYAGSSINEGSGYRDQFLEIYNNSSETLYLDGIIVAMLHNTTNRQATGPNDISYLPSRQYDWSKAPENSGSGNLNNDYVYAKKVLRFPGSGTQHPIEAGKSIIVASTAIDHTKNFLTNESSKLVDPTKTIDLSNADFDVYILDYLQKKYGVDITQAKYRYSLNTLGIYKMQVITAQQSDLAMRFATDDGILLIQLPKDVAVESFPTIKAPKSNDSTQCLRIPVEYIIDGVQVRHSTESRVAPRKVPVSVDRGSSFAPNGTYSSQSLLRKTRYRLNNGRRVLQDTDNSTEDFVVINKPVASKGEDSFTN
- a CDS encoding TonB-dependent receptor plug domain-containing protein, which codes for MKLLSNVVKLLSHYLIYIFLFLLAGNSVAQNAKKFTGTVIDSQSIPLEFASIVLNNNEVYYTNSKGEFSFTIKKDFEPFSINYANKKSVFISDLKAFNAYNHRFTLVDLSITLEEINITAPILKAQSGSNSAIVIDKEKISEAQAFSLKDVLNTLPGHATVAPNLNTAQTINLRGASFDKMTGGTLQSMNNSFGVAIIVDDVTISNDANMQARSLNQFGITTSANVGSIANLTYQGVDLREIPVENIESIEVVQGVASAKYGELTDGAIIINKQAGKTPYSFTTNINRGSTSYSLSKGFGLPNKWGALNFSMNYSKSNNDPRDKIKEYNRINQSVLWTKSFSPRVKNNLSLSFSKRMDGVREDPDDQQGRKLKATDEFFRWSNRTTVQLNSRVIKSLNLNINGAYGISNTYNQERINKGPFPIANRDTTGVYQGYYVDGRYIAVEEIQGRPLSLGSTLSISSDAFGNKLEHLITAGFSVNYHDNLGKGTIYKADQPRWFQNNNQNERPYDFRKNEGQTNYGAYIMDNFKWYLFDKPIDGNLGFRMDVQNNKASYQPRINLAYQVSPSSRLTLGYGISTKAPSLAHRYPAPIWLDFPLLNYFDDSNITNSLYLVKTVKVESDNNHLKPSTSTQFEIGYTFTNKFLSNSFFGYFKDNKDGFGVKKEFFPIDVPEYKIIGELEKGKPIEYEDTGNYKTLTNYSIRRMTNSVRSKSYGFDWTMSTQKIKPLNMYLSLSNSLSYSEYYDNNPTYNEVTEENYKQDYGVYYTVFYPNKTKSLSLMSKLRLTYHIPKIGFILTMNSDVFWFRKSFNTEQKYANEYLDIAMQPIKVELPEDIKQSISTAGSNYEQPTFYVINLNATKEIRKNIRIGINTYNFFNIRINKEKELSDGTRSIINYNAPFSITGSISIKF
- a CDS encoding DUF6850 family outer membrane beta-barrel protein; this encodes MRKLYIFITLFLIQMLNAQNHSEHLDLWLIQKNKRSYVPEHILFLNNQTSEFGRLAVDYNNTKGDYKKSQEANDSKDFKFSAEGYTDIYKFKAYGNFVYGKTFENELANDLRGKKDEFNPYYFYANHPNNFQNQQYLANTMFSYELVNKKLTIGFGLDFDYNWTTGNNDPRPDVVNYFIRYKADIAWKIQKHAIGLGVAYGKVTEENNIMYKNNQYKSSNQYKDRFLNISLGYGDIVLSDQNLLLDRKAKENSYKLAHLYTGDKLEVATFAKITHYDENSELNKYKQSFDVYNRFKNKQLTVQSMLTYTPSDANQYQLSLKYNNYDGKNLREIEGLNYKVDHYNFNTQLLTSFTNLWKDTDIQIGLDHTLYSTIRKDYAIGVYSDEKQLLNKLIINTIFKHESHFYQISATPLYKLKLVNDLTIPDTQHTNFTDSVIIPNYYYNNNNAWGLQGEVGYGNKTWLNQYSLYFSVSGHFLKSNGLDRSSINLSLKLYL
- the folE gene encoding GTP cyclohydrolase I FolE gives rise to the protein MNTDEKFHDEMGDNHIASSDATPLRSDAFDLTDDQKIESIKKDVESILNTLGLDLTDDSLKGTPNRVAKMFVKEMFGGLNPAKKPSASTFDNKYKYNEMLVEKNIVVYSTCEHHLLPIVGRAHVAYISNGTVVGLSKMNRIVDFYAKRPQVQERLTIQIVNELKRVLNTEDVACIIDAKHLCVNSRGIRDIESSTVTAEFGGKFQDENVRKEFLNYIQLETKF
- a CDS encoding cytochrome-c peroxidase — translated: MNKAIYLAILLFTLLFLNFHKLTYTYSEYQSIEDLRQAYERNSTLWPAATIDSTVVFKELGVLLAPPVVVKEDIYKVELGKLLFYDPRLSSSNQISCSTCHIDKEHWADKQTLAIGHQGLVGTRNTPSIENTWIQQELFWDGRANSLQEQQIMSIENHVEMFQDINELPTKITQIKGYKKHFKKAYGNNQITKDKILDAIALFQKTIVSNPTPFDAFINGDYHKLSDQQVHGLHLFRTKARCINCHSGPYFTDLQYHNEGFTFYKRKREDLGRYNVTHKASDVGKMKTPGLRNVMHTAPWFHQGIFPNIQSVIGMYNAGMNIPHRREEYKNDSLFPVTSPLIKRLGLTKEEQLAIIAFLEALSSEPMLIEKPILPR